From Caretta caretta isolate rCarCar2 chromosome 14, rCarCar1.hap1, whole genome shotgun sequence, the proteins below share one genomic window:
- the LOC125629777 gene encoding zinc finger protein RFP-like isoform X3, with protein MAAESPVESLQEEATCPVCLEYFTHPVTLECGHNFCRTCIAQCWEGPDTAASCPQCRETVQQRNLRPNRPLANVVEIAKRLSFQTAKGAGGGRVCGEHQEALKLFCEEDQTPICVVCDRSRAHRAHTVVPVQEAAQEYKEKIQAHLKTLREEREKLLGLKVTGEEKSREYLKQTETERQKIVSAFQQLRQFLEEQERLLLAQLEELHKEIVKTQNENITKLSEGISHLSELISEMEGKCQKPASEFLQDVKSTLSRCEKGKFQEPEEISPELEEQVSDFSQKTLVLMETLRKFKDTLPSALESLGAHRQANVTLDPDTAHPQLVLSEDGKSVRWADTRQRLPDTPERFDTVFCVLGCEGFTAGRHCWEVEVGGGRFWAVGVARESVGRKGGISRSPEGGIWAVERWEDQFRALSSPVTPLPRSRAPSRIRVCLDCGRGQVTFIDAGDEAPIFTFPPGSVPGERIRPWLGVGPGSRLRLRP; from the exons atggctgcagagaGCCCCGTAGAAAGTCTCCAGGAGGAAGCGACATGTCCCGTCTGTCTGGAGTATTTCACACACCCTGTCACTCTGGAGTGTGGGCACAATTTCTGCCGCACCTGCatcgcccagtgctgggagggacccGACACAGCTGCCTCttgccctcagtgcagagaaactgtgCAACAGAGAAACCTCAGGCCCAACAGGCCCCTGGCAAATGTCGTAGAAATCGCCAAGAGGCTGAGTTTCCAGACAGcgaagggagcaggagggggcagggtgtgtggggaacaccaggaggctctgaaactgttctgtgaagaggATCAAACCCCCATCTGTGTGGTGTGCGACAGATCCCGGGCTCACCGCGCTCACACAGTGGTTCCCGTACAGGAagctgcccaggagtacaag GAAAAAATACAAGCCCATTTGAAGActctgagggaagagagagaaaagctgctGGGATTGAAAGTGACTGGAGAGGAGAAAAGCCGGGAGTATCTG AAACAGACAGAAACCGAGAGGCAGAAGATTGTGTCTGCATTTCAGCAACTGCGGCAGTTCCTGGAGGAACAAGAGCGACTCCTGCTGGCCCAGCTGGAAGAGCTGCACAAGGAGATTGTGAAGACACAGAATGAAAATATCACCAAACTCTCAGAGGGGATTTCCCATCTCAGTGAGCTGATCAGTGAGATGGAGGGGAAGTGTCAGAAGCCAGcaagtgaattcctgcag gATGTCAAAAGCACCTTGAGTAG GTGTGAGAAGGGAAAGTTCCAGGAGCCAGAGGAGATTTCTCCTGAACTGGAAGAGCAAGTCAGCGATTTCTCCCAGAAAACTCTTGTGCTAATGGAGACTCTGAGGAAGTTCAAAG ACACTCTGCCGTCTGCACTGGAATCCCTAGGAGCACACAGACAGG cgaatgtgactctggatccagacacggctcatccccaactcgtcctgtctgaggatgggaaaagtgtgagatgggCAGACACGCGGCAGCGACTGCCCGACACCCCTGAGAGATTTGACACTGTGTtctgtgtgctgggctgtgagggatttACCGCGGggagacattgctgggaggtggaggtggggggtgggcgattctgggctgtgggggtggccagagagtctgtggggaggaagggagggatcagccgTAGCCCTGAGGGGGGGATCTGGGCAGTGGAGCGGTGGGAGGATCAGTtccgggctctcagctcccctgtGACCCCCCTGCCCCGGAGCCGGGcccccagcaggatccgggtttgtctggactgtggcCGGGGGCAGGTGACATTTATCGATGCTGGTGACgaggccccgatcttcactttcccgcCGGGCTCCgtccctggggagagaatccgCCCCTGGCTCGGGGTGGGGCCGGGATCCCGGCTCCGCCTGCGTCCCTGA
- the LOC125629777 gene encoding zinc finger protein RFP-like isoform X2 has product MAAESPVESLQEEATCPVCLEYFTHPVTLECGHNFCRTCIAQCWEGPDTAASCPQCRETVQQRNLRPNRPLANVVEIAKRLSFQTAKGAGGGRVCGEHQEALKLFCEEDQTPICVVCDRSRAHRAHTVVPVQEAAQEYKEKIQAHLKTLREEREKLLGLKVTGEEKSREYLKQTETERQKIVSAFQQLRQFLEEQERLLLAQLEELHKEIVKTQNENITKLSEGISHLSELISEMEGKCQKPASEFLQDVKSTLSRCEKGKFQEPEEISPELEEQVSDFSQKTLVLMETLRKFKDTLPSALESLGAHRQETEEVQ; this is encoded by the exons atggctgcagagaGCCCCGTAGAAAGTCTCCAGGAGGAAGCGACATGTCCCGTCTGTCTGGAGTATTTCACACACCCTGTCACTCTGGAGTGTGGGCACAATTTCTGCCGCACCTGCatcgcccagtgctgggagggacccGACACAGCTGCCTCttgccctcagtgcagagaaactgtgCAACAGAGAAACCTCAGGCCCAACAGGCCCCTGGCAAATGTCGTAGAAATCGCCAAGAGGCTGAGTTTCCAGACAGcgaagggagcaggagggggcagggtgtgtggggaacaccaggaggctctgaaactgttctgtgaagaggATCAAACCCCCATCTGTGTGGTGTGCGACAGATCCCGGGCTCACCGCGCTCACACAGTGGTTCCCGTACAGGAagctgcccaggagtacaag GAAAAAATACAAGCCCATTTGAAGActctgagggaagagagagaaaagctgctGGGATTGAAAGTGACTGGAGAGGAGAAAAGCCGGGAGTATCTG AAACAGACAGAAACCGAGAGGCAGAAGATTGTGTCTGCATTTCAGCAACTGCGGCAGTTCCTGGAGGAACAAGAGCGACTCCTGCTGGCCCAGCTGGAAGAGCTGCACAAGGAGATTGTGAAGACACAGAATGAAAATATCACCAAACTCTCAGAGGGGATTTCCCATCTCAGTGAGCTGATCAGTGAGATGGAGGGGAAGTGTCAGAAGCCAGcaagtgaattcctgcag gATGTCAAAAGCACCTTGAGTAG GTGTGAGAAGGGAAAGTTCCAGGAGCCAGAGGAGATTTCTCCTGAACTGGAAGAGCAAGTCAGCGATTTCTCCCAGAAAACTCTTGTGCTAATGGAGACTCTGAGGAAGTTCAAAG ACACTCTGCCGTCTGCACTGGAATCCCTAGGAGCACACAGACAGG AGACTGAGGAAGTGCAGTGA
- the LOC125629777 gene encoding zinc finger protein RFP-like isoform X1 has translation MAAESPVESLQEEATCPVCLEYFTHPVTLECGHNFCRTCIAQCWEGPDTAASCPQCRETVQQRNLRPNRPLANVVEIAKRLSFQTAKGAGGGRVCGEHQEALKLFCEEDQTPICVVCDRSRAHRAHTVVPVQEAAQEYKKQTETERQKIVSAFQQLRQFLEEQERLLLAQLEELHKEIVKTQNENITKLSEGISHLSELISEMEGKCQKPASEFLQDVKSTLSRCEKGKFQEPEEISPELEEQVSDFSQKTLVLMETLRKFKDTLPSALESLGAHRQANVTLDPDTAHPQLVLSEDGKSVRWADTRQRLPDTPERFDTVFCVLGCEGFTAGRHCWEVEVGGGRFWAVGVARESVGRKGGISRSPEGGIWAVERWEDQFRALSSPVTPLPRSRAPSRIRVCLDCGRGQVTFIDAGDEAPIFTFPPGSVPGERIRPWLGVGPGSRLRLRP, from the exons atggctgcagagaGCCCCGTAGAAAGTCTCCAGGAGGAAGCGACATGTCCCGTCTGTCTGGAGTATTTCACACACCCTGTCACTCTGGAGTGTGGGCACAATTTCTGCCGCACCTGCatcgcccagtgctgggagggacccGACACAGCTGCCTCttgccctcagtgcagagaaactgtgCAACAGAGAAACCTCAGGCCCAACAGGCCCCTGGCAAATGTCGTAGAAATCGCCAAGAGGCTGAGTTTCCAGACAGcgaagggagcaggagggggcagggtgtgtggggaacaccaggaggctctgaaactgttctgtgaagaggATCAAACCCCCATCTGTGTGGTGTGCGACAGATCCCGGGCTCACCGCGCTCACACAGTGGTTCCCGTACAGGAagctgcccaggagtacaag AAACAGACAGAAACCGAGAGGCAGAAGATTGTGTCTGCATTTCAGCAACTGCGGCAGTTCCTGGAGGAACAAGAGCGACTCCTGCTGGCCCAGCTGGAAGAGCTGCACAAGGAGATTGTGAAGACACAGAATGAAAATATCACCAAACTCTCAGAGGGGATTTCCCATCTCAGTGAGCTGATCAGTGAGATGGAGGGGAAGTGTCAGAAGCCAGcaagtgaattcctgcag gATGTCAAAAGCACCTTGAGTAG GTGTGAGAAGGGAAAGTTCCAGGAGCCAGAGGAGATTTCTCCTGAACTGGAAGAGCAAGTCAGCGATTTCTCCCAGAAAACTCTTGTGCTAATGGAGACTCTGAGGAAGTTCAAAG ACACTCTGCCGTCTGCACTGGAATCCCTAGGAGCACACAGACAGG cgaatgtgactctggatccagacacggctcatccccaactcgtcctgtctgaggatgggaaaagtgtgagatgggCAGACACGCGGCAGCGACTGCCCGACACCCCTGAGAGATTTGACACTGTGTtctgtgtgctgggctgtgagggatttACCGCGGggagacattgctgggaggtggaggtggggggtgggcgattctgggctgtgggggtggccagagagtctgtggggaggaagggagggatcagccgTAGCCCTGAGGGGGGGATCTGGGCAGTGGAGCGGTGGGAGGATCAGTtccgggctctcagctcccctgtGACCCCCCTGCCCCGGAGCCGGGcccccagcaggatccgggtttgtctggactgtggcCGGGGGCAGGTGACATTTATCGATGCTGGTGACgaggccccgatcttcactttcccgcCGGGCTCCgtccctggggagagaatccgCCCCTGGCTCGGGGTGGGGCCGGGATCCCGGCTCCGCCTGCGTCCCTGA